The window CTATCGCTTTATTTTAGTAAATCACGTCGGTTGATATTATTTAGGCCAGTGGCATTAGTTGTAAATCTTCTAGTaatgaaagggttttcaaatAACTTGAGTGAGAAGGACTGTAAGCTCGACACATCAGCAAAATGGCAGTCttgtaaataatttacaaaataaaggtttttctttttaaatgcTTCTGTATTAATAAGTAAGggataacttaatcccgcgcaaggcgcgggtcttatcctagtattttaatatattatgtgtttttttttcaataatgtgttgttgtatgTATAGCAGTACTTGTTAATGGTGAAATGAACTTCTGATGTTTCACATTAttcttttgagatttttttgcCCTTTTCCCATATTTTTACCTTGAGCCGTCAACATTTATACTTTTTCGGTGTGCGGTGTTCCTCACCATCAGTCGGAAAAAAACCCACCTCTGTGttcttatttttctctctccttcttcacttGTGAGATTATCTAGTATTTTTTGTAGAttaggtttatgagtttacAGCTGTGCGGTTGTTTCCCTCCCACGACGTTGTAGATTTTTCCAGTCATtaggttgggtcagagtttagttgTAGTTGTCCTTGATGTTGTCTTCTTCGTCATTGGCTTACCGTCGATAGTCCCTTCTCTTCATGGTTTTGAAGATCTGATCTTTAGTGATCTGACTTATATGCTTTTTTCATAACTCGAGGATGGCTCCACAGTTTGCTGATCTCGTTTCGTCTTCTTGActctctttgttctctcatctcgTTCCATATTACATCGTTGCTCGCGTCTCTAGTGGCTCTCCCTTccgccatgtttgccactccaGGTTCAGATAGTGTTTTCCTAACTATGTGTTTTGGAAGGTTGTTTCTGGTCTCAAACTTGAGCTTTGGTTTCTCGGTGGTTGGCTTCCATTCTTCCTCCCTTAGGTTATTTCTATTCTTCTCCCGCTTCCCTTGGTATAGGTGTGCGTAGTTAATCTTTTAGAGCCTTGGTCCTTTCTATTAAGAGTTTGTCGTTCTTTGCTGGTATGGGCACCTTGtatgtgcttgtttagtttgtgaggtgatTATTACCTCTTAGCTGGTGGCTATTCTTCTAATGATGTAGGCATGTATCTTCCTACTTCGTGGTGACTTTGGTTTTCTGgtgattattcttcctctggtccactttttttttgctttttgcgCTGGTGATTGATCACACTCCTTTGTGTCCGGAGATTGCTTTGTCTCTGATTTTACTTTTTACCATTTTCTGACCTCTGCTTGTTTTACCTAAGACATTCTTTGGTAAGATGAGGTCAGTTAGTCTTCTTTGTTGATCTCTTTTCAGCTGCAGGCttttattgagttagtgttactatggtattttttttctatgattGTGGAGGTTCTAGGTTtagattttgtgtgtttaatctagtttcttcttctttagtttagttgttttcacttatgtatatataagttGTAAGTTCCATCCCTCCATAGggattatttactttttatatcATAAAGTTATATAAGGACCAAAATTGTTCTTTTGCTTAAGGGCTAAAATCCGCGGGTCTGGCTTTGAGTCCAGTTGACATCAATAGTAATATTGTTCAACCCTCTATAGTTGGTGTAAGATTTTGTGTACAATTAAagattttttactttataaatattatttaaaagtaaaataaaatataattggaAATGCTATAACATAAGTTAGATCATCTCCAATGGTACATCATTTTGTGGGAGaacataatatcttttgaaaaaCTGTCTCCAATGGTACATCATTTTGCGCTCTCTTCAATAGTACATcattttaaagagaaaaatgaGGATATGAATAATAACACATCAAATTTGTATTCATAACCtcattttatttggtattttattatttacaaattgatccttaagtttgttttgggtacaAAATGTCACGGGTTCAAATCCTGTCATCCCTACCTAATTACTGCTCAGAAGAGCAGTAACTTAGCAACCCCCCCCCACAAAAAAAAGCAAGTAATTTTAATTAAGtctcattattattattgaaaattaaaaatttttggaaaataaatttgtaaatagaATAGGTTTTTGATTCTGTTTATAAATATCCAAATAGGTAAATTAAATTACCTTTTGCATAGTTTGTTtatgtctaatttttttttaaaaatatatgtgttttctactttgataaaattattaattcatataaaTCATAGTATATTCTATTTGAAACTAACATGTATATAATAAAGATTTAGTTAAAACAAATTGTTGtgggataatttttttaagatttaaaaataaaacatattactaGAACTCAATAATAAGTATTCATaaaagaatataattataataatcttTTTTGAGAGGAAAAATAAATGGAACCATTGAAGCAAAACTTAAACTATTTTGAGTTTGAATTTACATCATTTTGAGGGAAAAAATGATGTAAACCATTGGAGATATCTTCACTGAAATTAAACCATATTATTAACCAAGGATAAGAGTTTGGTCACCACTTACAAAGGTTGATCATCAAAATTAATCTAGAAATACATATAACCTCGGTTTGATAGAATATTTGGATGGATTTCTGTTTAAGAACACATCTCTAAACAATAATAAACCGAACTATAGTTAGGGCCTGATTGGTTGAAACACAATGGTTGCGGGAGCTTTCAGATGTGGTTGGTTACAGTTTCTAGCGTTAATAAGCGATTTGTACGATTGGTATATCGGTTAGAAATTGAGGTATTTGCGAAATATTTGTGACTGGTTGATTATGAGATATTACAacggtttaataataaattactaatattaatacattataaaaatatcaaaacatattattatgataaaatattatgattattaataaaatataattaataaaaatactacgtcatttatttatttatttattttgtagtttAAATGAAAGTTATAATgtcaataagattttttttgaagatttatattagaatttttttcaaagaatATTTTGTTTCGTTTATGTATGTATCTTTTtctatatgtatgtatattaaTGTTTAACATTATAGCGAATAATGttggtttaaatgtttataaaataaattataatattgttagtgaatttaaattaaattttaagtttttgatgaaaaatatatttttatttatcatattttaattttaaaatttaaataaaaaacaaaatatttttttaaaaaataattttgtatttatttatccATCCGCAATCGAAACCGCAAAAGCTAGTGAAAAcaacttttgattttaagaggtttgAAGAGGTTAAAAGTTGTTTGCATGTTttagtgattgttgcaaaacacAAATAATTGTTACCAATCTGAAAAACTGTATTTATGTGTGGTAACAAAGAAACCAGTCAGACTCTAAATCGATACAAAAACTTAAGTGAAATCAACACAATAATAATACAAGTGCTGAGTTGGCACTTCATCTTTTTAAAGCTTTGTGTAGATGCCACATCAACTAATGAAAAAACTTATCAATCCAATCAAAACATTTCACAATTACACATCACCTACACATGTACTTCAAAACACACAAAGAAACCAAAGTCTCTCACTGTTTTATCGTTACAGCTTCACATATACATGCACTTTGGGAAcgtaaaaataaagataaatcgTGTATATTTAGAAAAGTCaaacatagaaaaccgaaaaggGATTCAATCGGTTTTGAACGTTTCACTTTGAACCCTTTTGCTTGTAATGCATATGAATCTCTGACTTCTTATACCATGCCTTATTCCCCCAGGGCAATATGTGAGTTGTCTTTATATAACTTGAATCAATATCATAGttgttattgaaattttttgtcCTCTTGTAATCAATCGTTATCATGGGAGTCTCTAAAAACCTGCTTTGATGtcttgtttttcatgtaatagATTGTTTGGAATACACCTGAATCCTCAGTTTTCAGAATTGATTTGAAGTGATATATTTTCCCTTTTTCGCTATTTGTAAGCTCGGACTGCATCACTATTTCAGTTTGCTTAGTACAGAGTATACAGGCCCGTCCTTGCCATAAGGCAGGTGAAGCACTTGCTTGAGGCCACattttatatagtaaaaataaGGCCCtatatttcatataattttttggaCAAATTGTTACCTCGTTTGACTTTATGTTATCACATCCTGattccattttattttattcaacaTATTTCCTATGCtaactatatttattattattttaagctttttttattgtttgtgGTACTATTTACCGTTCGTATCTTACATAAAAGGCcgcacaactttttttttgctttaggcCACTCTCGACTACGGGACGGCACTGAGAGTATACATATCAAGTAGTGCGTTTACAAACTTCTAAGTTCTATCTATAGTTAGACATGTTTGTGATGATGTAAGTTTTATTTGTATAGATTTTCCTTCTCTGGAGCGGGATGATTGAATTCTTTcttatcaatttatttattcttgAAAAAGGCAAGGTGGTTTCTTGTGCCTGTCAATGATTTTTTTACGAGAAGCAAAAGAATTTACAAATTTTTCTTACCCATACCAAATTCGAGTCTCAGAAATGACCAACTGATCAACCTTCTTTTCAATATCCACAATTGACCTTAAGGACACAGTACAATGAAGATATTGTATAAGATAAGAACAATAACTTGCCTATCAAAGGTTAAGGACTTGAAAGTTTTATCCTTTTTTTATCCTtagaatttttgtttgtttgtataaaatattatatttgaacTATCGGTTTTAGATAGTAATATAACAAATTGCGAGTGAATTAGTGTCCTAACCGATTTGGGTAAAAGTCATGTTCAATGCCCGTAATTctatttcaattattttgttttgatttgtcTACTAAAAACATGACCAAATGAAACATAATACGTGATAATCAGTTACGAATTTCATAAGTAAAACAACTTTTTTTAACCCAAGTTCTAATCGCAAGAGACAAAGTGTTAAACCAagctgatatattttttttttttttgaagaaagagctatatttttaagttttatgtttttgtaatcGTATTTTTTTCTAAGTTGTTGTATATACTCTATGAAAATGTTGCACACAGACACTACTCGTCTAAGATGTACATAGAGTAGAACCGATGCAATAGGATGTGAAAACGGTCCTCGTGTGATAAAATCAAAAGACTAATCATTGTCTACACTGAAGAAACCAATGCCAAgattttagtcatagcttattAATTTAAAGTTTATTGAAATTTCAAAAAGGTAAGGGCAtacaaaaaatgagaaaaagaaacataaaattttagcCAAAAAAGAAGCTTAGAAAAAGGAGAGAAAAGGAACAAAAAGCTTCTTTTCCGACTAGGAACCCGAAGAGAATTCGAACGAAGCTGAAATAATGACAAATAATATTGTAGCAGGAGGTTGGTCAAAGCAAAGAATGTGTTCGGTAGCAGCCTGCTTGTTTCTTTCCAAAGCATTAAGAAATTAGAAAAGATAAATATGTACAAAACACAAatcaattttgaattattatgcgaaattataatatttcatcAAGTTGATAATATGCATGCTGCTCTGCTATTTGATACTTACGATGAACCATATATCGATCAAttcaaaatatgtatttttgtcttttcattctttgtttcttgtcactttttttttttgttaaatgcgGATAAATAGCTAGTACCCCTAATAATAATTACACGTGGGTAGGATTTTGGCCCAAAAAAAGTTTATGGGTTGGCAAGCCCATTTAGAtaccaatttatttatttatttattttgatttgtaTTTACAACTTTTAATAATAATCTATCGCTATCGCGTGAAAGTGTTGCTCCGTCGCTCTGAACTTGAGTCCTCGCCGGCGATTGgtaatcttcttctctttcccgAGAATCGTTGCTTTTCCTTAGGAAGCGTTTTTTGGAATACTGagatttcattaaaatcaacTGAGAAGTGTTTGTAGGTCTGATTATCTGATTAGGGTTTGGTGATCAGTGCGTGTCTTCTGGGTAGAATTTGATTGAATGATTTCGTTTCTAGTCTCGTTTCCgtatattttaattgtaatcTGCTAAActgaaaaccctagagttgaAAGCTTCAGCCTCCTGATTAATTTCGATTTTATGATGTATAGTAGAAGTTGTGAACTTGTTTTGAATCACTGTTTGCTGAGACCTGCTTGATACCTTTTTAATGTATTGGGGAGGTAACATCGTTGTAGGCTATCATAAACTTTACAAGACAGGGGtatgactgttttttttttttgcatactGCATATACCTTCAGAGGCGTTCATGTCATTTTTCCCTCTTATTTGTTGTGGTTATGGTACAGGCGTGCGTAGCGTTCTTTTCCATTTTCTCAACAGAGTTTACAGAGAGCAAATACAGCCAGATTCTGTTGTTTCTTTGGTGGCAGTGAGGGTAATACTGCTGGAGGATGGCTAATAACCCCCACTATCCTGGCATTCAGGTAAGCCTAGGATTAAACTATTGAGTATCTGTATTATTTTCCTTCTttgtattttggtgttttgagtttCATTGGCGCCTTTAACTTGGTTGGTGTATGATTAACAAAATTGATGAGCTTGTCTTCAGATGAGAGAGATCATGTTTTCGTTACTGTTTCTCCTTTCATCGCTTGGATATGAACTTAAAATGCGACTTCTACAAAATTAAGCATTTAGTGTGCTCTTGATATCAGTTTTATACTCTCTCCCTGGAGCAGAGCTTTTTGTCATCTGAGTTTTGTTATTTGATAGTTTAGCCCATTTAAACAAGATACGAAGGGATTTAGATATGTTTTTATTCttgatattatttttctaaatgtgTATCTAattagcatttttttttgtcttgaaAAGCCATTCCAGCATCCGAATGCCAGTTCCATAGATTTACCCCGAGGCTTTGCTCCATCCATGAATTTTCAGGTAATGTTGTATGTATTCTATGTTTGTGAAGACTGTTTATTAGCTCAACCCTTAACTTACGTGgagaatttttttcttctttatgcCAGCATCGTCCTCCCATTCAAGCTCCGCAGTCCGAGCAAGTTGCTCATTTGGCttctcaaaattttcaatatgttGGGCGAGGCGGCACAACGATGAACAATGGATTTCCACCTCAGTCTTATACGCCTCAGTTACTACAATCAATGCACCATTCGGTTGAAAGACCTAGCCAATCAAATCAGGGGCAACATGTGCCACTAGGACATCCGTCTCTAATTTCACAGCCAAATGTGCCAGTTGCCTCTGGTACCTTCTTGCCGGAGCCTTACCTACGAACTTCAGATATTAATATGAATGGTGGCCCTAGGGCACTCTTTTCTTATCAGGTAAGGAGTAAAGGGATTTTTGCAGTTATATTTACAGAATATCTTGAATTCCTAACTTTGTGGACAAACAGGGTGCCACATCTTTCGAACATCTGAGGGCACCAACTCAAGTCACTGGACCAAGCAGTCATAGTCAGGCACAACAAAGTGCACCTATCAGCCAGGCTAATGCACCCTCTTCTATAATGAATCCAGCATTTGAACATCCAAAGGTTAGTACCATGTCTCTTATTGTAACTACCTTCTGTACTGTTGCTGGTTAAAACGTTAATCTATGTTTTCTTTTGCACCTTGAAGGTAGCTTCTTCTCAACCTATACCTTCTCAAGAGGCTGCAACAGATTGGGTTGAGCATACCTCGGCGGATGGACGGAGGTAAGAATtataagtttgtgacttttgtttCTCATTTCCTTCTCTTTCGATTGTTTTACTTGCGTTTTCACATACGGTGCCAAGCTAAAATATTGTCATTCAAAGGAGATAAACTGCTGGCAACTGGAAACCACCCAATAAGTTTGTGCAATAATTTGTGAAATTGCTTCCATGTCTTTATTAGCGTAGATGATATTTTCCTTAATAATTGGATTTATGGAACTGTTTGTTCTGCCTGCttctttttttactattttaatttgttaGCTTGTACTTTTGATTCTCTGAATTCGGTAAAAACTTGCTAGTTCTGTTAAATGTATTGGTATGTGATCTGCTCATTCACTGAAACTCTCTCTTGCTTTCTTTTACACATATTATATCCAGTGCTTGtcattcatattgataatatgtTGCTTGCTTGATCATGAAATCGTAGATATTTATGGGTTTTGTGCGCTAAAAATCGCTGGATTTACTGGCTGGGCAACCGCATTTCCTTTCCTTTTTTGCTGATGATAAAGTGTTTGCTGTTcgttgttttatgttttgtctcTATTTCCTGATGATTCATTGTCCTGTACCTTTTGCAACCATTATGTATTTCCTAAACTGATGGCCCAATTGTGCTCATCATTTAACTTGtggaataaattattttagttccATGTTTCCCGGTGTATCAAGTATGATGTGTGTGACGTTGAGTTTTTGCTTGttattagatattttttcaACAAGAAGACGAAGCAGTCCACTTGGGAGAAGCCTGTTGAGTTGATGACTCTATTTGAGGTGAGTGAATCTCATCtgtttatgtatttaattttggtCCTTTAAAATCACACAATGTCCTGCAAGCTTGAGAAAGCTTAAAGAACTGAAGTTTTAGGAATGCTCTCCTCGTTTGGATTTTTAAAGCTGCATTGTGCCTTTTCATTCCATGTACTGCTTATGAGTAGCCATTTCACCTTGGTTGGAGGTAGACATGTAAGATGAATGTAAGATTAGCTTCTATCTGAAATTGCCAATGGCGCAAGCTTGGTATAGGTGGTAGGGTTACATAATAGTGATAACGTTGAAATTCTGTGGAGTTCTTACATTTTCTCATTTTCTGCTGACATAAGTGATTAGAGATATAGTTCATGACTAATGGAGAAGCTCTCTTAACCTATGGATACCTTTCTGTGTATATTTCTTATGGCGTTAAGATATTTTGAGTGAGAACAATTGTGAATATTCTTCATGGttattaattattatcattACCCTCTTATGTTTTGCTCTGGTGAACTGGATCGTTACCCTTTCCCCCTTTGTTCTTTTGTGATCTGAAGCAATGATAACCAAAATTGTATAGGTATATAGCTAACGTATATAATGTGAATACCCTGTTACAGAGAGCAGATGCAAAAACTGACTGGAAAGAACATTCAAGTCCTGATGGAAGAAAGTGAGTATGGAACTAAAGGTCTTCTTTCACTAGCAAACAACTGATGAACGAGAAACATCTCATTCTATAGCTATGTTGAATCTCTTTCTAATTTGATATGGTTGCAGGTATTATTATAATAAGGTTACCAAGCAATCAACATGGACAATGCCTGAGGAGATGAAGGTTTCTCTTAAGTCAATTTATTGTCTCATTTTCTGAGTTCTGATTTCTAATTTCTCAGTTCCCattatgaaattataaaatctTTTCGCCAGATTGCTCGTGAACAAGCAGAAAATGCATCTGTTCAAGGGCTGCATGCAGAAGGCGTTGTTGATGCTTCTAGGGTGCTGTCTCGTTCTGATACAGCATCGACTGCAGCTCCAACTGGTTTACCAAACCAAACATCATCTACGCCTCCAACATCTGATACCAGTGAGAAACTAGCTCTTACTTCTGATCGGGAGCAGGCAGCTTCAGTTCCTGGAAGCTCTTCCCCGGTCGAAAATGTTGATCAAGTTCAGGCAATTGCAGATAAAACACAAGAATTGTGTGATACTGCAAAAACTGATAATCCTTCTGTCACTGTGATGATAACTTCTGCTGCTACATTGTACTAAAGCAATTTTATCTCCCTTTCGCTCTAGTTGCATTTTCGTGTTAGTTGTGATAATCATGTGCTAAATAGTTTTGTATTAACTATCCGTGTAGGGTTGACAAGGAAACAGTATCAACCGAGAACAGTGGAGATGCAGATGACGTGTCAGCTAAAAACACAAATGTACTTGAAGCTAAGTCCTATTTCTTGTTAGCATGTATTTCCTCTGTATCTGTTTTATCACAATTGTTCATCTGCTCTCCAGCAAGGTAGTGGGACTGGACCAAAAGAAAGCCAAAAACATGTGGTGGATAGTGAAAGAGTTGACAGTCAGTCGGAAGGCAAACAGATTCATCAAGAGAATATTTCTTATACGAACAAATCGGTATGATTGGTTTCATGTCCATGAGCATATTCATGGTCTTATCTGTCTgcataaattaattttactttattatatagGAAGCTGTGGATGTCTTCAAATCACTTTTGAAATCTGCCAATGTTGGATCTGACTGGACATGGGAGCAGGTAGTACAACTTTCGCTATTAGTTGTTCTTTGAGCTTGGCGCTGAATGTTTACATGGTTCTGCCACAGGCCATGAGAGAAATAATTAATGATAGAAGATACGGGGTTCTGAGGACTCTTGGAGAGCGGAAGCAAGCCTTCAATGAGGTTACTTCTTTTTCCCACGTACCCTACAAATAGCAAGATAATTTATCATTAGTTCTGATGTTTAGGTGTAATACATTCAAATCCTCTTGAAGTTTTGAACAGTTATGCTTAAGCAGTACATCTGGTCATAAATGTAATTGCGCTTTGTTGGAACTTTTTTGCTGTGGTTCAGTTTCTAGCTCAAATGAGAAAAGCAGCAGAGGAGGAAAAGATAGCCAGACAGCTAAAACGATATGAAGATTTTAGAAGGATGTTAGAGGTAAGTTTCAGATTTGCTGCTGCCTTTTCTTTTTGAGCAATCTCAGGCTACTCCGTACCGCTGATCATCTTTTGGACATTGGTTACCAGGAAAGCGTGGAGCTTACTCCTTCTACTCGGTGGAGGTTTGTTCTCCAGCATAATTCTGATTCCTATTTCCCCTCTATGAGAGCTCTTGCAGTGCGATTTAAATTGTGATATAATGTTCCTTCTCTATCCAGCAAGGCTGTGACTATGTTGGAAGACGATGAGCGTTTCAAAGTTGTTGAACGAGAAAAAGACCGTcgtaatatttttgaagatcATATCAGTGACTTAAAGGAGAAGGTACTGTATGGTGTATTCATTATTGATTCTTGTCTTGGTCGGAAGTAACTGCCTATTTTGTTTCCCCATCTCTTCTCTGTAAATATGCATGCATTTTTGACATTAGTTTTCATCCGGAGAAAATTTTCATCGAGTGTTCTTTTTAGACTTCTTAGttataatcaaaatttgatCATTCATTTGAAACCTAAAACATGTTCAATGTGTTAACTATATACAAGTGTTACCCTCTCTATGTGCGTTTTTAGCTTTGCGAGGACCAATTATCAAATTGTTCTAATGTGTTCAAGGACCTGATCTTTGGTTTGTGTTCCGTTGTTCAATATGTGGTTGATTCTGTAAGGAGCGGGTGAAAGCTTTTGAGGATCGCAAGCGGAACATTGTTGAATACAGGAGATTTTTGGAATCTTGCAATTTCATTAAGGTGATTATC is drawn from Brassica napus cultivar Da-Ae unplaced genomic scaffold, Da-Ae ScsIHWf_1842;HRSCAF=2478, whole genome shotgun sequence and contains these coding sequences:
- the LOC106408735 gene encoding pre-mRNA-processing protein 40B-like isoform X3 yields the protein MANNPHYPGIQPFQHPNASSIDLPRGFAPSMNFQHRPPIQAPQSEQVAHLASQNFQYVGRGGTTMNNGFPPQSYTPQLLQSMHHSVERPSQSNQGQHVPLGHPSLISQPNVPVASGTFLPEPYLRTSDINMNGGPRALFSYQGATSFEHLRAPTQVTGPSSHSQAQQSAPISQANAPSSIMNPAFEHPKVASSQPIPSQEAATDWVEHTSADGRRYFFNKKTKQSTWEKPVELMTLFERADAKTDWKEHSSPDGRKYYYNKVTKQSTWTMPEEMKIAREQAENASVQGLHAEGVVDASRVLSRSDTASTAAPTGLPNQTSSTPPTSDTSEKLALTSDREQAASVPGSSSPVENVDQVQAIADKTQELCDTAKTDNPSVTVMITSAATLVDKETVSTENSGDADDVSAKNTNQGSGTGPKESQKHVVDSERVDSQSEGKQIHQENISYTNKSEAVDVFKSLLKSANVGSDWTWEQAMREIINDRRYGVLRTLGERKQAFNEFLAQMRKAAEEEKIARQLKRYEDFRRMLEESVELTPSTRWSKAVTMLEDDERFKVVEREKDRRNIFEDHISDLKEKERVKAFEDRKRNIVEYRRFLESCNFIKPNSQWRKVQDRLEVDERCSRLEKIDQLEIFQEYLRDLEREEEERKKIQKEELKKAERKHRDEFRGLIDEHIATGELTAQSSWRDYLVKVKDLPVYLAIASNSSGATPKELFEDAAEDLKRKHHELKSQIKDVLKLRKVTLSTGSTFDEFKVSVSEGISSPSIPDFKLKLVFDDLLERAKEKEEKEARKQTRNTEKLVDMLRSFKYITASSSWEDSKHLVEGTEKFRGRELPEEDVRGLHIAPERTGKKDQTEQEGTC
- the LOC106408735 gene encoding pre-mRNA-processing protein 40B-like isoform X2 → MANNPHYPGIQPFQHPNASSIDLPRGFAPSMNFQHRPPIQAPQSEQVAHLASQNFQYVGRGGTTMNNGFPPQSYTPQLLQSMHHSVERPSQSNQGQHVPLGHPSLISQPNVPVASGTFLPEPYLRTSDINMNGGPRALFSYQGATSFEHLRAPTQVTGPSSHSQAQQSAPISQANAPSSIMNPAFEHPKVASSQPIPSQEAATDWVEHTSADGRRYFFNKKTKQSTWEKPVELMTLFERADAKTDWKEHSSPDGRKYYYNKVTKQSTWTMPEEMKIAREQAENASVQGLHAEGVVDASRVLSRSDTASTAAPTGLPNQTSSTPPTSDTSEKLALTSDREQAASVPGSSSPVENVDQVQAIADKTQELCDTAKTDNPSVTVMITSAATLVDKETVSTENSGDADDVSAKNTNQGSGTGPKESQKHVVDSERVDSQSEGKQIHQENISYTNKSEAVDVFKSLLKSANVGSDWTWEQAMREIINDRRYGVLRTLGERKQAFNEFLAQMRKAAEEEKIARQLKRYEDFRRMLEESVELTPSTRWSKAVTMLEDDERFKVVEREKDRRNIFEDHISDLKEKERVKAFEDRKRNIVEYRRFLESCNFIKPNSQWRKVQDRLEVDERCSRLEKIDQLEIFQEYLRDLEREEEERKKIQKEELKKAERKHRDEFRGLIDEHIATGELTAQSSWRDYLVKVKDLPVYLAIASNSSGATPKELFEDAAEDLKRKHHELKSQIKDVLKLRKVTLSTGSTFDEFKVSVSEGISSPSIPDFKLKLVFDDLLERAKEKEEKEARKQTRNTEKLVDMLRSFKYITASSSWEDSKHLVEGDESFRKKTFEDYISHLKEQAKRIKQNKKEHVREEHDREKDKYGREKERVRERDNRDHRKQGSADNYNHDVDELHGKERRRSGRDSHSRHRERHTSVKENEADHYKESHKAGRGHKESRQQRGLVREAEDEGREKRRRKEGESEQTKRAEKEEELEDGECGRY
- the LOC106408735 gene encoding pre-mRNA-processing protein 40B-like isoform X1, which produces MANNPHYPGIQPFQHPNASSIDLPRGFAPSMNFQHRPPIQAPQSEQVAHLASQNFQYVGRGGTTMNNGFPPQSYTPQLLQSMHHSVERPSQSNQGQHVPLGHPSLISQPNVPVASGTFLPEPYLRTSDINMNGGPRALFSYQGATSFEHLRAPTQVTGPSSHSQAQQSAPISQANAPSSIMNPAFEHPKVASSQPIPSQEAATDWVEHTSADGRRYFFNKKTKQSTWEKPVELMTLFERADAKTDWKEHSSPDGRKYYYNKVTKQSTWTMPEEMKIAREQAENASVQGLHAEGVVDASRVLSRSDTASTAAPTGLPNQTSSTPPTSDTSEKLALTSDREQAASVPGSSSPVENVDQVQAIADKTQELCDTAKTDNPSVTVMITSAATLVDKETVSTENSGDADDVSAKNTNQGSGTGPKESQKHVVDSERVDSQSEGKQIHQENISYTNKSEAVDVFKSLLKSANVGSDWTWEQAMREIINDRRYGVLRTLGERKQAFNEFLAQMRKAAEEEKIARQLKRYEDFRRMLEESVELTPSTRWSKAVTMLEDDERFKVVEREKDRRNIFEDHISDLKEKERVKAFEDRKRNIVEYRRFLESCNFIKPNSQWRKVQDRLEVDERCSRLEKIDQLEIFQEYLRDLEREEEERKKIQKEELKKAERKHRDEFRGLIDEHIATGELTAQSSWRDYLVKVKDLPVYLAIASNSSGATPKELFEDAAEDLKRKHHELKSQIKDVLKLRKVTLSTGSTFDEFKVSVSEGISSPSIPDFKLKLVFDDLLERAKEKEEKEARKQTRNTEKLVDMLRSFKYITASSSWEDSKHLVEGTEKFRTIGDESFRKKTFEDYISHLKEQAKRIKQNKKEHVREEHDREKDKYGREKERVRERDNRDHRKQGSADNYNHDVDELHGKERRRSGRDSHSRHRERHTSVKENEADHYKESHKAGRGHKESRQQRGLVREAEDEGREKRRRKEGESEQTKRAEKEEELEDGECGRY